Part of the Salinimonas lutimaris genome, TTAATGTCATCAGATGTACCTCGTTCAGCCCATGCTTCTTTATCTTTTAAATCAGGTAAACGTGCTGCCTGTAGCCTGATTGTTGCCAGCGCACTGGCAGGCAACGCGGTGGCTGCATCACAGGATAATAGCGACTATGTGCAATGGCTGGCGGCCTACACCGGCGAAGGTGCGGCCCTGGTTGATGGTGGCAGGGAAACCGGAAATGCCTATGCCGGTCAGCTCTTTCTTGGTGCTGAGATTGATATGCAAAAAGCGGCCGGCTGGAATAGCACCAAGGTTCACGTTGCGTTTAATAATCGCCACGGTAAAAGTGTTGCTGAAAAATATATTGGTAACAGCACCTCAGTACAGGAAATTTATGGTGGACAGAATTCACGGCTAACCCGGTTGTCTGTTGAAACCCATTTGATGGACGGCCAGCTGGAGCTTGAGGGAGGCCGTATGCCGGCTAACATCAGCTTTCTTGGCTCAGAACTGTGTCAGTATTTTCAGAATAACGCCGCCTGCGGTAACCCCACCTTTGTATTTCGCACCAGTAACTTTTCGTGGTGGCCGGTGTCGGCGTGGGGCGCCCGGGCTAAATACTGGCTGAATAATGATGTGTATTTCCATGCCGGTGTGTATGAAGAGAACAGCGCGCATCAGGATAATGGCGATCACGGGTTTGACTGGAGTACAGATGAATCTACCGGCGTGGTATTGCCCTTTACGCTGGGTTACCAGACAACCTGGGAAAATGATCGCTACCCGAGTAAGTATGAAGTAGGGGGCTGGTATGATGGTACGGATTACACCGATCCGCTACTGGACGCTGAAGGGGCGCCTGCGCTGGTCTCTGGCAATGAGTACGCGGCGAAAGATGGCCGTTCTGGTGTATTTTTACGATTTGAACAGGTTGTTACCCGGGCTGAAATGAATAGCAAGCGTGGTCTGACGGTATTTGGTGACTTTGTTACCGGTGTGTCTGGTGAATTAACCGAGGACTATTTTGTTAAATTGGGATTATTACAGCGCGGTACCTTTGCCGGCCGTAACGATGATGCAATTGGCTTTGTGGTTACCCGACAGCAGTACAGCGATGAAGCGTTACAGAATGTGCAACTGGCCCGGGCATTAAACGGTGGTATTGGTATCCCGCCAAGCAGCCAGACGATGATGGAGCTAAGTTACAGCTATCAGTACGACGACAATATCCGGATTATACCTAACGTGCATTACATCATTAACCCTGACCAGTTTGCAGAGCCTGGACGAACAGAAGACCTAGACGACGCTGTAGTGATTGGCCTGCGGTTTGATGTCAACCTGGCCGGAATCTTCAATCTGTAAGATCTGTTTGGGCATAACTACGCCTGAGCTCTTGCTACACCTATACCTGAAGCCGCCTCCTGGCGGCTTTTTTGTTTGT contains:
- a CDS encoding carbohydrate porin is translated as MRQFSLMSSDVPRSAHASLSFKSGKRAACSLIVASALAGNAVAASQDNSDYVQWLAAYTGEGAALVDGGRETGNAYAGQLFLGAEIDMQKAAGWNSTKVHVAFNNRHGKSVAEKYIGNSTSVQEIYGGQNSRLTRLSVETHLMDGQLELEGGRMPANISFLGSELCQYFQNNAACGNPTFVFRTSNFSWWPVSAWGARAKYWLNNDVYFHAGVYEENSAHQDNGDHGFDWSTDESTGVVLPFTLGYQTTWENDRYPSKYEVGGWYDGTDYTDPLLDAEGAPALVSGNEYAAKDGRSGVFLRFEQVVTRAEMNSKRGLTVFGDFVTGVSGELTEDYFVKLGLLQRGTFAGRNDDAIGFVVTRQQYSDEALQNVQLARALNGGIGIPPSSQTMMELSYSYQYDDNIRIIPNVHYIINPDQFAEPGRTEDLDDAVVIGLRFDVNLAGIFNL